Genomic segment of Paenibacillus sp. FSL R5-0623:
TCCTTCAGATTCTCAAATTTCTGCACAATACTGCAGGCTTCGATACCGTCCATCTCGGGCATCATCATATCTAGCAAAATCAGGTCAATATCCGACGATTTTGGACGAAGTTCGTTGTTTTCCTCCCCAATTCCCAACACTTCAAACATTTCCATGGCGGAACTCGCCGTTACAATGTCACGATAGTTTTCTTTTTTCAGAATTTCTCGAATGATAATGACATTCGTCGGATTGTCGTCAACAATAAGTATTCTCATTGATATCTCCTTATCTGTGGCGTCCGGGTTTGTCGATTCTTATTAGGTTAATACGAACGTTGATTATACAAATTTTGCATACAAAACGGCAGTAGACATAATAATTCCTAGTATAACTATAATCGTAAAAACAACAAAACTCTATCAATACGTGTTCAAAAAGACCGGTTTTCAGTACCGAGAAGATGGGATAAAGCTAGAAATGGAGTAGCGGAGTGTAGGGAAAACTACGTGAGCAACGGACATTTCGGCTGAATTCCATATTCGATGCTGATGATGCCGATAGGCATCCTTCGTAATCAAAAGCGGACTTTATGAACATCCTTTATCAGTAAATAGCACCATCGCAGGGGAAATCCCTCGCTCGTTACCCTGTTTTTGCAGCGTCCTGATCCCGCTTCCAAACTTGCAAAAACATAGATAAGGAATGGGGCTTTCCCCATTCCTTATCTATGTTTTTGATTAAGCATTTTACATAAATGATTTAGAAGCTTGTCCATGTTCAGCAAACTTCAACTTGCAAGTATATCGGGTTAATCTTTCTTTTTAGCAATAACGAGTACTTTACCTTTGTCGAGTTCACTCTCGTAGAAGTCCGCTTCCGCTTCGGTAAAGCCCATCGAAACAATTTTGGCCCGGAGTTCATCACCACGTGAGCGGAACAGATTCGCCAAGGAATCAAATACGCCTTCTTCCTTAATACCAATTTCTTTGGCATCTGCTGTATCAGCAATTCGATCTGTACGATCCTTCTCATGGGCGAGAACAAAGATTTGATCAGGAAGGTATCCGGTAATCTGCAATTCTTTCACCGCTTCTACCGCCTGGACTCCGTTTTCTACCACTTTTGCATAAGCTTGCTCATTGGTTGAATTCATCGTTTCCACTCTCCTCTGATTTAATCTTCTGTATCGCGCTACTTAGTATATAACCATACTATATGGGGTTGAAACGATTCGGTAATAACCAATCCTAGGAAACTGTATCATCAAAAAGATCAATGCCTTCAATCTGCTGAGATCCTGACTTCATATATACCTTCAGAGCCTGGTCTCCACGGAGAAACACTTCTCCGTCCTCTGCCACATAATAAGGTTTCCCGAGAGCATGATGGATCGCTTCAATATTCATCTCAATTATCTTTCCGTTTAACATGATGTGATTCTCAGATGCATCGATATGCACATATTGAATAACATCCGTATCTTCACACAAGCCAACCTTCACATCATGAAAGTGATATTCAGGACACCCCAGATAAGGATCTTCCTGTTTATGCCCGGGCTGGCCCTTCTTGGCCAACAAATCATCCATAGTGTCATCCAGAGAAATGCCATTCAGAGTCCGAAAATGCTGGAAAGTCTCGGATCGATCAACAGCCAGAGTTACCTCTGACGCCTTCTCTTCCATTGCCGTCCATTGCATATCGTGAGCAGCGGGTACCGCTGCCGGCTGAACGGAAAAGGGAGAAATTACGCTAAACATCACAAGCAGTAGTTTCATCATGATTCTCACCCTTTCATCAGGTTCATCACCGCTCTGAAGGCTTCTTCATGGGTTACAAAGCGGTCATGTTACTTGCGCATCCGTTGCCATACATTCGCTGCAAGATCAATATACTTCATCCAGTTTTTCCCGCCCTTAGCTTCACCATTATATGTAGCTTCATAGGATTGCAAGGTACGATCCGTTGATGTAGCAGGAGGTGCAGTTACATGAACCGATTCAGCATGCTTGGTCTGTTCAGCGTTGTTACGTTTGGTTTGAAATTTCGCCATCAGCGTTGTGGAGACTTGTTTGGCTGCTGCCGTCACTTCATTCAACACTTCACCCAGATTCTCAACAGATTCCATAACAGGATCAATTTTTTTCATTTTGTGCTGTACATCCACCGTAATATCATTGGCGTGTCTTACTGTCTGCTTCACTTCATAACTAAGTTCATCAATGGTTTTCTGTACCTCCTGCAATGTCTGTGAGACATTGTCCAAAGAACTTTGAGCGGATTTCAAGGTACGAATTAAAAAGAATACCAGTACTGCAAATGCCACTGCAATCAGGGCCACGCTAATTTGATAGATCATAGAAGAACCTCTCTTTCCATATGTGCATCAGTTTGTTATTGCTATAGTTACCCGGCGATTTCCCGGACGAAACAATATTATATATCCCTTCATATATGCCTTCGCTTGGAAAAAAAACCAATGTTTCAAGCGGTTAGCACTCGGTTAAAGTTAGACTACACAAGGCGGTGAGGTGAACACAACTCACTCCACAATCAAGTATACGAAAGGATGAATACTTATGTTGAAATGGTCTGTATTATTTCTAATTATTGCACTGGTAGCTGGTATTTTTGGATTCTTTGGTATCGTTGAAGCAGCTGCTTCAATCGCGAAAGTACTCTTCTTCATCTTTGTTGTACTGTTCGTAATCTCCCTGATTACGGGACGCAGCCGAATGCGATAACCTCAGGTTCTGATATGACTGAGTGTTTACTAAACGAATACATACAAAAGCCGATCGTGCTACCAAGCCGATTGGCTTTTGTGCGTTCAGGCATAGTTCAACTTTTCTATACTATGTATTGCACTCCCTTCTGCTTTATTCCAATCCGCTCTCGTATGAATCACAAAAAATCAGGACCTTTTTGAGATAGCCAACCCGGTTTTATCCCACCGAAGTATGATATTAACAGGCTTGCTATATACCCACATATGAGCCAGTTGACACTGGAGAATGCAAGAAAATATTGTTATAATTTGTGATTCATAAGGGTGCTTGCTTGGTTACTTGTAATCAGGACAACATTTTACATACCTACCGAGGAGGAAAAACAAAATGAAAAAAATCGTAAGTTTTGCCGCTGCTTTAACGTTGATGGGTTCGATGGCTGCTGCTGCGGGTGCTGAGGAAGCGGTTACTGGAACGGTGAATCCGGAAAAAGGAACAGAAGCTACAACAACGACAACGACCACAACAACTCCAGCTGTTGAAGTGAACAAACCTGCTGTAGAAACAGTAGAAGGTACTGCTGAGACTGTAACAGGTACAACAACAGACACTACAGGTGCAGAAGGTACTTCAACTACAACTGAAACGCCAGCTACAACTACGGATGACAAAATGTTTGAAGAGCCACTCGTAAAACCAGGCGATGAAGTACTGGCACCAACGATGTTGCTGAACCTTCTGGAGCGCACTTGGTTCTATGATGCACCTAACGGTAAACCAATCGGTGCATTAGGTTCCCAAGTCATCGATACAACAGGTGAAGTGGTTGATGGATTCGATGGCGGCGAGTGGGTACAAGTATACACGTGGAAAGGCAAAGCGTGGATCCACGTTGCCATTCAGTAACATCGTATAATCGTTCTAATGATAAGTAAAGAGGACAGCGCGCACAAACGCGGCTGTCCTCTTTTGATTTTCCAAGATGTTCACTCCCTGTTCATGAGTTGCTTGTGACTTCTTCCGTCTTTGGCTCCACATGAACATGTACATGCATGATGTTATGCGATCGCTTCAACCGCTCTTCAACACGATCACAGATCTGATGTCCTTCAATCAAGCTCAGACCTCCGTCCACTTCAATGACTACATCCACAAGTACATGACTGCCATGCACACGTGCCTTCACATCCTTGATCATCTCAACACCAGGAACGCGTGCTACGGAGGATCTGAGATCCGTCAGTTCCTTCTGGTCAAATCCATCCGTAAGACGATGTGTAGAATCCCGGAAAATCTCCCAAGCCGTCTTGCAGATCAACAGACCTACAGCAATGGCAGCTACTTTATCCAGCCATGGAAGTCCAAACTGCGCACCTATAATTCCAATTGCAGCACCTATGCTGACCCAGGCATCCGATCGATTATCTTTCGCCGCAGCCATCAGAGCCTGACTATTAATTTGTTTAGCCAGACGGTTATTGTAACGATATACACCTAACATCACCACTGTACAGACTACAGCCACCGCTGCCGCCCACAGATTTGGAGCAACAAAGGCTCCTTCATACCAGGAGCGAACGGCTTCAACCAATACTTGCAACCCAACCATAGCCATAATAAATGAAGCCACCAAGGCAGCAACCGTCTCCGCTCTGAAATGACCATAGGCATGATCGGAATCAGGTGGTTTCTGGGAGATCCGAAGCCCAATCAATACAGCAACGGATGCCACAATATCCGTAAGGTTATTAAAACCATCGGCCAGCAAGGCGCTGGAAGCAAATAAATATCCACAGATCAGCTTAAAGGCGGACAAGACGAGATAGGCTGCAATACTAACCCAAGCCCCTCGCTCCCCTTTTCGAATTTCTTCATAAGCGTTCAAACCGGGCGACACCCCTTTAACGTTTCGTATTACAGTTTTTCCATGTTAACAAATGCGGAGCGTGTGGGTCTACAGAAACAGTGTTGCCAGGCTGCATTGCTGTAGGCAAGCCGAAACAAAGTTGGCCTCGGTAAAACCAATGGATTTGAGCATTTTATCAGGTTGCCCTTGTGGGGCTTTTATAAAACGTATAAAATAGGTACATCCCGTCCAATCTGGACGGCTCACTGTAAGACCGGGAGGGAAATAACGATGAGCGAAAATAACGAACCGAAAAAGGTCAGTTTGCAGGATGCTATACGCCAAAAACTGGCGCAAAAGAAAGAACAAGCAAATTCTGGTAACCAATCCAGCGCCTACTTTGAAGGCGGACCTAAAGCGATGAAGAGTCAAAACAACAAGAAGCCTAACAACCAACGTCGCCGTACTGGTGGATCTTAGGACTTAGAGTCGTAAAGATACACAGTGCATAACAAAAAGAACCGCAAGCCATTTACAGAGGCTTGCGGTTCTTTTGTGTCTATATGCATAATGTGCCGTAGATGATGCTTAGTTTAAGCTTCTACCGGATACATTTTATTGCGCAGTTCTTTGATTTCATCACTTTCCAGATATTCGTCATAGCTCATTTGGCGATCAATGATGCCATTCGGCGTAATTTCGATAATCCGGTTAGCAATGGTTTGAATGAACTGATGGTCATGAGATGTAAACAGCATGGTGCCGTCAAAATCAATCATACCATTGTTCAGCGCTGTAATGGATTCGAGATCCAAGTGGTTCGTAGGCTCATCCAGAATCAATGCGTTCGCACCAGTCTGCATCATTTTCGCTAGCATACAGCGAACTTTCTCGCCCCCGGAGAGTACACTTGCCTTTTTCAAGGATTCCTCACCTGAGAACAACATACGTCCCAAGAATCCACGCAGATACGTTTCATCCTGATCTTTGGAATATTGACGGAGCCAATCCACAAGAGTCATGTCCACACCGTCAAAATATTTGGAGTTGTCTTTTGGGAAATAAGCTTGAGTTGTAGTTACACCCCAAGTGTATTCGCCGCTATCCAATTCCGTTTCACCCATAAGAATATCAAACAAGAGTGACTTGGCATTCCCATTCGGGCCAACAAATGCAATTTTATCCCCTTTGTTCACGACAAAGCTGATATCATTCAGCATGTTTACACCATCAATGGATTTGCTGATACGATCTACGGTCAACAATTGTTTACCGGCTTCACGCTCAGGTTTGAAGTTGATAAACGGATATTTACGGTTCGATGGACGAAGGTCATCCAGCGTGATTTTGTCGAGTTGTTTCTTCCGGGAAGTTGCCTGTTTCGATTTCGAGGCGTTCGCAGAGAAACGTTGGATAAAGGCTTGAAGCTCTTTAATCTTCTCTTCTTTTTTCTTGTTGGCATCACGTTGCAACGCAAGTGCCAATTGGCTGGATTCATACCAGAAGTCATAGTTACCTACGTACAACTGAATTTTACCAAAGTCGATATCCGCAATGTGCGTACATACTTTGTTCAGGAAGTGACGGTCATGGGATACCACAATAACAGTACCTTCATAGTCCATCAAGAAGTTCTCCAGCCATTGAATGGATTCGAGATCCAAGTGGTTGGTAGGCTCATCGAGCAACAGGTTGTTTGGACGACCAAACAATGCTTGTGCAAGCAGGACACGAACTTTTTCGTTACCACTTAGTTCATTCATTTTCTTATCGTGCATGTCACGGTCGATACCCAGACCGATCAGGAGTGCCGCTGCATCCGGCTCAGCATCCCAGCCATTGAGCTCCGCAAATTCACCTTCAAGCTCACCTGCACGCAGGCCGTCTTCTTCTGTGAAGTCCGCTTTGGCATACAGCGTATCTTTTTCTTTCATAATGGCATAGAGACGACTATGACCCATAATTACCGTTTCGAGAACCGGATACTCATCATATTCAAAGTGGTTTTGCTTCAAAACGGCCATACGTTCGCCCGGGGTGATGTGCACCTCTCCCGAGTTGGATTCAATTTCACCGGACAAAATTTTCAAGAATGTTGATTTACCGGCTCCATTGGCGCCGATGAGGCCGTAACAGTTTCCTGGTGTGAATTTGATATTTACATCTTCAAAAAGTGCACGTTTTCCGTAGCGGAGCGTGATGCCGCTTGTACTGATCATTAAGCATACCATCCTTTATTGGTTAATCTGCATACTGCATGAATAGCAAGTTGCGTAAATCATGGATTCAATATCCCGATGCCTATTCTGGCACCATATTATAACACAAAAAAGCGGCAAATTCGAAAATTGGCCGCTTTTTACTTATTAAAGATTTGG
This window contains:
- a CDS encoding DUF1328 domain-containing protein, whose product is MLKWSVLFLIIALVAGIFGFFGIVEAAASIAKVLFFIFVVLFVISLITGRSRMR
- a CDS encoding DUF948 domain-containing protein; translation: MIYQISVALIAVAFAVLVFFLIRTLKSAQSSLDNVSQTLQEVQKTIDELSYEVKQTVRHANDITVDVQHKMKKIDPVMESVENLGEVLNEVTAAAKQVSTTLMAKFQTKRNNAEQTKHAESVHVTAPPATSTDRTLQSYEATYNGEAKGGKNWMKYIDLAANVWQRMRK
- a CDS encoding general stress protein, with the translated sequence MNSTNEQAYAKVVENGVQAVEAVKELQITGYLPDQIFVLAHEKDRTDRIADTADAKEIGIKEEGVFDSLANLFRSRGDELRAKIVSMGFTEAEADFYESELDKGKVLVIAKKKD
- a CDS encoding ATP-binding cassette domain-containing protein, whose product is MISTSGITLRYGKRALFEDVNIKFTPGNCYGLIGANGAGKSTFLKILSGEIESNSGEVHITPGERMAVLKQNHFEYDEYPVLETVIMGHSRLYAIMKEKDTLYAKADFTEEDGLRAGELEGEFAELNGWDAEPDAAALLIGLGIDRDMHDKKMNELSGNEKVRVLLAQALFGRPNNLLLDEPTNHLDLESIQWLENFLMDYEGTVIVVSHDRHFLNKVCTHIADIDFGKIQLYVGNYDFWYESSQLALALQRDANKKKEEKIKELQAFIQRFSANASKSKQATSRKKQLDKITLDDLRPSNRKYPFINFKPEREAGKQLLTVDRISKSIDGVNMLNDISFVVNKGDKIAFVGPNGNAKSLLFDILMGETELDSGEYTWGVTTTQAYFPKDNSKYFDGVDMTLVDWLRQYSKDQDETYLRGFLGRMLFSGEESLKKASVLSGGEKVRCMLAKMMQTGANALILDEPTNHLDLESITALNNGMIDFDGTMLFTSHDHQFIQTIANRIIEITPNGIIDRQMSYDEYLESDEIKELRNKMYPVEA
- a CDS encoding cation diffusion facilitator family transporter; the encoded protein is MNAYEEIRKGERGAWVSIAAYLVLSAFKLICGYLFASSALLADGFNNLTDIVASVAVLIGLRISQKPPDSDHAYGHFRAETVAALVASFIMAMVGLQVLVEAVRSWYEGAFVAPNLWAAAVAVVCTVVMLGVYRYNNRLAKQINSQALMAAAKDNRSDAWVSIGAAIGIIGAQFGLPWLDKVAAIAVGLLICKTAWEIFRDSTHRLTDGFDQKELTDLRSSVARVPGVEMIKDVKARVHGSHVLVDVVIEVDGGLSLIEGHQICDRVEERLKRSHNIMHVHVHVEPKTEEVTSNS